One stretch of Arachis hypogaea cultivar Tifrunner chromosome 20, arahy.Tifrunner.gnm2.J5K5, whole genome shotgun sequence DNA includes these proteins:
- the LOC140183135 gene encoding uncharacterized protein translates to MTLPVELSQYDLQYEPRPAIKAQAMADFLVEVTGDPHEIPDTQWKLHVDEASNQMFWGAGIILESTTRMIYEQSIKFDLPVSNNQAKYDALIGGLLLPKKVGASKVEVNSDSQVVSSQINGTYQARDSLLQKHLETVKNLSEEFDEVVVQHVPRETNTRADLLSKMASTKPGSGN, encoded by the coding sequence ATGACCTTGCCGGTTGAGCTGTCTCAGTATGATCTGCAATATGAGCCCAGACCTGCGATCAAAGCCCAGGCGATGGCCGACTTCCTAGTGGAGGTAACGGGGGACCCTCACGAGATCCCGGACACACAGTGGAAACTCCATGTTGACGAAGCTTCCAACCAAATGTTCTGGGGGGCGGGGATAATCCTCGAAAGCACGACCAGAATGATATACGAGCAATCCATCAAGTTCGATTTACCagtctcaaacaaccaggcaaaaTATGATGCCCTTATAGGAGGTCTGCTCTTACCAAAGAAAGTTGGGGCATCCAAAGTGGAGGTGAAcagcgactcccaagtcgtcAGTTCTCAGATAAATGGAACCTACCAAGCGAGAGATTCTTTGTTACAGAAACACTTGGAAACGGTCAAAAATTTGAGTGAAGAATTCGACGAGGTCGTGGTGCAGCACGTTCCGAGAGAAACGAACACACGAGCCGACCTCCTGTCAAAGATGGCAAGCACGAAACCAGGGTCGGGAAACTGA